In Limisalsivibrio acetivorans, one genomic interval encodes:
- a CDS encoding cache domain-containing protein, whose translation MNFLKPTTLSRAGLLSTILIIAVFGLTIGVLLGWNQYNTFKDESVKIDSLLLKEGKKRVRNRAEKIASFLEHERRIAESNMKKDVRSTLLEGYSYASSIYNKYKDTLPREEIERKILETFRNYKFGMGRGYFFVIDKEMKSVFNSVSPGLEGRNIGDLKDMQGKLFIQEMAELAEDTGEGYVSYHWKKPSFSDFSYKKLSYIKIFEPLGWIIGTGSYPDEIERDVKVSSLFRIDSLLAEENSFYYIIAGDCGIMTHTDTSYIGRNCYDLEDEVAAKAFEGILRYAVSEHEGFYGFNWKRTGEENLLSMASYNIYYAPWDWVIGSALYVDDMRKVIDDGRAELRQNMRDLMLIFIFAFAGVSVLTLIFTRFNAMRLEREFAAFADFFERAAVEHVQMDADKLRYDDFRSLAGYANMMASQLKRKDEEVTVALEEAKRASRAKSGLLGHLSHEIRTPLNGVVGFLELLEQTNLDEVQRKYMNIIKGSSKNLAGVVDDLLDFSKMEQGGLEVNRAPFKTLSAFESISELFSAMAYDRGMSFILYVDPSLPKELEGDILRLNQVLSNLVENAVLYNRDKGIVYLDITSSGESGDSVRVRFEIKDNGLGISPEKQREINDVLSSSATDFVNKFEEIGGLGLGISSGLVRLMGGELDYISMERSGSTFFFELDFPVCDSKGVIDTERVSDCYAAIYVSDELGEPESTEALLMRYCSELGNEVTFFSSISDLEKLAFLDVIYYVYNPETKDRFLSSRRTHEAVPFVMVMNVNERHEAKELQDRASSIVYQPLGLSAVYETIYIAVSMLEDEDYVESVTGDEKKRRGTFSGTALVAEDNPVNARMISLLLRELGFETETADNGYEALSKFKENDFVMVIMDINMPKLSGIEATKMIKQYEVDTGRDHVPVIALTANAISGDRERFIDAGMDDYIAKPVSVETLYETIKRHLRA comes from the coding sequence TTGAATTTTTTAAAACCCACAACCCTTAGCCGTGCCGGACTGCTGAGCACAATTCTGATAATAGCCGTTTTCGGGCTGACCATTGGAGTTCTGCTCGGTTGGAACCAGTACAACACGTTTAAGGACGAATCGGTAAAGATAGACAGCCTTCTTCTCAAAGAGGGTAAGAAGCGTGTCCGCAACAGGGCGGAGAAGATCGCCTCCTTCCTGGAGCATGAGCGCAGGATCGCCGAAAGCAACATGAAGAAGGATGTCCGAAGCACGCTCCTTGAGGGTTACTCCTACGCATCATCCATATACAATAAATATAAAGACACACTCCCTAGAGAAGAGATAGAACGTAAGATTCTCGAAACATTCCGTAACTATAAGTTCGGTATGGGCAGGGGGTATTTCTTTGTTATTGATAAAGAGATGAAATCGGTCTTTAATTCAGTAAGCCCCGGTCTTGAGGGGAGAAACATTGGGGATCTCAAGGATATGCAGGGGAAGCTCTTCATTCAGGAGATGGCGGAACTCGCCGAAGATACGGGTGAGGGTTATGTGAGCTATCATTGGAAGAAACCCAGTTTCAGCGACTTTAGCTATAAAAAACTCAGCTATATAAAGATTTTCGAACCGCTTGGGTGGATCATAGGCACAGGGAGTTACCCCGATGAGATTGAGCGTGATGTTAAGGTTAGCTCACTCTTTCGTATAGATTCCCTCCTGGCCGAAGAGAACAGCTTCTATTACATAATAGCTGGGGACTGCGGAATTATGACCCATACGGACACCTCCTATATAGGACGAAACTGCTATGACCTTGAGGATGAGGTTGCAGCCAAGGCCTTTGAGGGGATACTCCGCTATGCCGTAAGTGAACATGAAGGGTTTTACGGATTTAACTGGAAGAGAACTGGTGAGGAAAACCTGCTCTCCATGGCAAGCTATAATATATACTACGCCCCGTGGGACTGGGTTATCGGCTCAGCACTGTACGTTGATGATATGCGCAAGGTTATTGATGATGGACGTGCAGAGCTTCGGCAGAATATGCGGGATCTTATGCTTATCTTTATCTTCGCCTTTGCCGGTGTATCTGTCCTAACCCTTATCTTTACAAGGTTCAACGCCATGCGTCTTGAGAGGGAGTTTGCAGCTTTTGCAGATTTCTTTGAAAGGGCGGCTGTGGAGCATGTGCAGATGGATGCTGATAAACTCCGTTACGATGATTTTCGGAGCCTTGCAGGGTATGCAAACATGATGGCATCCCAGCTTAAAAGGAAGGATGAGGAGGTCACAGTAGCCCTTGAGGAGGCGAAGAGGGCTTCCAGGGCGAAAAGCGGGCTTCTTGGCCATCTGAGCCATGAGATACGAACCCCCCTTAACGGTGTTGTGGGCTTTTTGGAGCTTCTGGAACAGACCAACCTTGATGAAGTGCAACGCAAGTATATGAATATAATCAAGGGGAGTTCTAAAAACCTCGCAGGTGTTGTGGACGACCTCCTAGACTTTTCAAAGATGGAGCAGGGCGGCCTTGAGGTAAACAGAGCTCCTTTCAAGACGTTGTCCGCCTTCGAATCCATAAGCGAACTTTTCTCCGCCATGGCCTATGACAGGGGGATGAGCTTTATCCTGTATGTTGATCCATCCCTCCCCAAGGAGCTTGAGGGTGACATACTCCGCCTTAATCAGGTACTCTCGAACCTTGTGGAGAACGCCGTGCTCTATAACAGGGATAAAGGGATAGTCTACCTCGATATCACCAGTTCAGGAGAGTCAGGGGACAGCGTCAGGGTACGTTTCGAAATAAAGGACAACGGTCTCGGTATATCACCCGAGAAGCAGAGAGAGATAAACGATGTCCTCAGCTCCAGCGCTACGGACTTCGTGAACAAATTCGAAGAGATTGGCGGTCTGGGTCTTGGTATATCCTCCGGCCTTGTGCGCCTTATGGGGGGAGAGCTTGACTATATATCCATGGAGAGAAGCGGCTCAACATTCTTCTTTGAGCTTGATTTCCCCGTGTGCGACAGCAAAGGGGTCATAGATACGGAAAGGGTAAGTGACTGCTACGCTGCTATCTATGTCAGCGATGAGCTTGGAGAACCCGAGTCCACAGAAGCACTCCTCATGCGCTACTGCAGTGAGCTCGGCAACGAGGTGACCTTCTTCTCCTCCATCTCCGACCTTGAGAAGCTTGCCTTTCTGGATGTTATCTACTACGTCTACAACCCCGAAACAAAGGACCGCTTCCTCAGCAGCAGGCGTACCCATGAAGCCGTTCCCTTTGTTATGGTGATGAACGTTAATGAGAGACATGAGGCGAAGGAGCTCCAGGACAGAGCATCCTCCATAGTTTATCAGCCCTTGGGGCTCTCAGCTGTTTATGAGACGATATATATTGCAGTGAGCATGCTGGAGGATGAGGACTATGTGGAGTCTGTCACTGGAGATGAAAAGAAGCGCAGGGGAACGTTCAGCGGGACGGCTCTAGTGGCGGAGGATAATCCCGTTAATGCGAGGATGATAAGCCTGCTTCTCCGGGAGCTTGGTTTTGAGACGGAAACAGCAGATAACGGCTACGAGGCGCTCAGCAAATTCAAGGAAAACGACTTTGTAATGGTTATTATGGATATAAACATGCCCAAGCTCAGCGGTATTGAGGCGACTAAGATGATAAAGCAGTACGAGGTAGATACGGGCAGGGATCACGTCCCGGTGATAGCCCTTACGGCGAATGCCATAAGCGGCGACAGAGAGCGGTTTATAGACGCAGGTATGGATGATTACATTGCAAAGCCCGTAAGCGTTGAAACACTGTACGAAACAATTAAAAGACACCTCCGTGCATGA
- a CDS encoding 2-hydroxyacyl-CoA dehydratase family protein, translating to MKRIGFTTTIPVELVMASGGAPCDLNNVFITSENPSEYIDFAESEGLPRNICAWIKGIYTAVVRGAVDEVIAVTEGDCSNSHALAELFMEQGIPVHSFAYPFGKSDRLSFLKNEFEGLASSLGTTVGVAMESVKRTDRVRSKLRELDRLTVEGRVTGFENHITLVSSTDFNGDIDTYEKELDALLYDARGREPSTNSIRIGVLGVPTIFDDIYAFLEERGAQVVFNEIQRQFSIPSTNPDYIARYAEYTYPYDVFTRLEDIQKQVEERKIHGLIHYVQSFCYRQMQDITMRKHLDVPVLTVEGDGPGGIDSRTRIRVESFLEMLEAKHV from the coding sequence ATGAAAAGAATCGGCTTCACCACAACAATCCCCGTTGAGCTTGTCATGGCCTCCGGCGGTGCTCCCTGTGATCTGAATAACGTCTTTATAACGTCGGAAAATCCGTCGGAATATATCGATTTCGCCGAAAGTGAGGGGCTTCCCCGCAATATCTGCGCATGGATTAAGGGGATCTACACCGCCGTTGTGCGAGGTGCCGTTGACGAAGTTATCGCCGTAACCGAGGGTGACTGCAGCAACTCCCACGCACTTGCAGAGCTCTTCATGGAGCAGGGGATACCTGTACACAGCTTTGCGTACCCCTTTGGCAAATCGGACCGTCTCAGCTTTCTGAAAAACGAGTTTGAAGGGCTGGCCAGCTCACTCGGAACCACCGTTGGGGTGGCCATGGAGTCCGTAAAGCGCACCGACAGGGTTCGCTCCAAACTGCGCGAGCTGGACAGGCTTACCGTGGAAGGGAGGGTTACCGGCTTTGAGAACCATATAACCCTTGTCAGCTCCACAGATTTCAACGGCGATATCGATACCTACGAAAAGGAGCTTGATGCGCTTTTGTACGATGCGAGGGGGCGTGAGCCCTCCACAAACAGCATTCGTATTGGGGTGCTCGGTGTTCCCACCATCTTTGATGATATATACGCATTCCTTGAGGAGAGGGGAGCACAGGTTGTTTTCAACGAGATTCAGCGACAGTTCTCCATACCCTCCACAAACCCCGACTACATAGCGAGATACGCCGAATATACATACCCCTATGATGTATTCACTCGCCTTGAGGATATACAGAAACAGGTGGAGGAACGCAAGATACACGGCCTTATCCACTATGTTCAGTCCTTCTGCTACCGTCAGATGCAGGATATAACAATGAGAAAGCACCTCGATGTCCCCGTTCTTACCGTTGAAGGGGATGGTCCCGGCGGGATAGACAGCCGTACACGTATCAGGGTGGAATCGTTCCTTGAGATGCTCGAGGCGAAGCATGTCTAG
- a CDS encoding putative bifunctional diguanylate cyclase/phosphodiesterase encodes MPSESFLKTLFDEINEAFVVFDDNGHIKLLNPAFTKLTGYTKEEMNENGGFLKGGMLGASFYEELWGELREKGHWRGELWDEDKGGGIFPKTLAVTRVDKELYAGIFFDLSKVLESEDQLRHLAYYDSLTGLPNRTLFRERLNQSILYASRNTSTLGIIMLDLDNFKYINDTLGHTAGDELLKKAASRLHSCIRKSDTAARLSGDEFGFIITNLNSPDHINKVANNIISCLSNPFRVHDTDIIVTASLGVTLYPEDGDSSESLMRKTDSAVYHAKSEGRNNFQFFSKHMSERSKERLEVESGLRKALMENEFILYYQPKIDIKTGSMASAEVLVRWENPDLGIVSPGRFIPVAEETGLIVGIGDWVLKTACEQSIIWQEQGFEPIKVSVNASARQFMDRKFYWHIHNTLTETGLPPELLEIEVTESTLAQNIDLTIETLRLISDLGVTIALDDFGTGYSSLSYLKRMPIETLKIDREFVKNIPGDSENEAIAEAVMAMGKSLQMRVVAEGVETAEQLRFLMERGCSEVQGYFFSKPLPISHFTELLRYGRDFSCMIQP; translated from the coding sequence TTGCCAAGCGAGTCATTCCTTAAAACACTTTTCGATGAAATCAATGAGGCGTTCGTCGTTTTCGATGATAACGGCCATATAAAACTGCTGAACCCTGCATTCACCAAGCTGACCGGTTACACAAAGGAAGAGATGAACGAAAACGGCGGCTTCCTGAAAGGGGGGATGCTGGGTGCTAGCTTCTATGAAGAGCTTTGGGGTGAACTAAGGGAAAAGGGACACTGGCGGGGTGAACTATGGGATGAGGACAAGGGGGGCGGAATATTTCCAAAAACCCTCGCCGTGACAAGGGTAGACAAGGAGCTCTACGCCGGTATCTTTTTCGACCTTTCCAAGGTACTCGAAAGCGAGGATCAGCTTCGACATCTTGCATATTACGACAGCCTCACAGGACTGCCGAACCGGACACTCTTCCGTGAAAGGCTTAACCAGAGTATACTTTACGCCTCCAGAAACACATCCACCCTCGGAATAATTATGCTCGATCTGGACAACTTCAAGTATATTAACGACACCTTAGGGCACACCGCCGGCGATGAGCTACTGAAAAAGGCAGCTTCCAGATTACACTCATGCATCAGAAAGAGCGATACGGCGGCAAGACTGAGCGGGGATGAGTTCGGCTTCATAATCACGAATCTGAACAGCCCTGATCACATCAATAAAGTTGCGAATAATATAATATCCTGTTTGTCCAACCCTTTCCGAGTACACGATACAGACATTATCGTTACTGCAAGCCTTGGTGTAACGCTGTATCCAGAGGACGGCGATTCATCCGAAAGCCTTATGCGGAAGACCGATTCCGCCGTTTACCATGCAAAAAGTGAGGGGAGAAACAACTTCCAGTTCTTCTCGAAGCACATGAGTGAACGCTCTAAGGAACGGCTTGAGGTAGAAAGCGGTCTGCGCAAAGCTCTGATGGAAAACGAGTTCATACTGTATTATCAGCCCAAAATCGATATAAAGACGGGGAGTATGGCATCTGCGGAGGTGCTTGTCCGCTGGGAGAACCCTGATCTGGGAATAGTTTCACCCGGCAGGTTCATACCCGTTGCCGAAGAGACGGGGCTCATAGTGGGTATTGGCGACTGGGTGCTGAAAACCGCCTGCGAGCAGAGCATTATCTGGCAGGAACAGGGTTTCGAGCCCATAAAAGTATCCGTAAATGCCTCCGCCAGGCAGTTTATGGATCGAAAGTTCTACTGGCACATCCACAACACCCTGACCGAAACAGGACTCCCTCCTGAGCTCCTTGAGATAGAGGTAACGGAGAGCACGCTCGCCCAGAACATCGATCTCACCATCGAAACATTGCGCCTCATTTCGGATCTCGGCGTTACGATAGCCCTTGATGACTTCGGGACTGGGTACTCATCCCTCAGCTACCTCAAACGGATGCCCATCGAGACGCTTAAGATCGACAGGGAGTTCGTTAAAAACATCCCCGGCGACAGCGAAAACGAAGCCATCGCCGAAGCCGTTATGGCGATGGGAAAAAGCCTGCAAATGAGGGTTGTGGCCGAAGGTGTGGAAACGGCGGAACAGCTCCGGTTTCTTATGGAGAGGGGGTGTTCTGAAGTTCAGGGATACTTCTTCAGCAAACCCCTCCCCATATCCCATTTCACAGAGCTTCTAAGATACGGAAGGGATTTCAGCTGTATGATTCAACCCTGA
- a CDS encoding type IV pilus twitching motility protein PilT — protein MAKIDAFFNHMMEEGGSDLHLSAGVKPLLRKDGELTEIPFKYDFLTNDMLKELLSEIATPLQWENFQKNKDLDFAYEIPGKARFRANYMYQKRGIGAVFRIIPEQILTVEQLGLPPQVLNFANYSRGLILVTGATGSGKSTTLAGIIDYINRTRADHILTVEDPVEFVHRPQKCLVNHREVRAHTESFATALKAALREDPDVILVGEMRDLETIELAITAAETGHLVFGTLHTNSAAKTVDRIIDVFPTARQAQIRAMLSESLKGVICQNLFKRVDKGGRVAALEILFVTGAIANLIREGKTFQIPSSIQTGRGEGMQLMDQAIKDHLEAGIISPEEAYSKCFDKKTFAKYLKEKPEDSGE, from the coding sequence ATGGCGAAGATAGATGCTTTCTTTAATCATATGATGGAAGAGGGGGGGAGCGACCTGCACCTTTCAGCAGGAGTTAAGCCACTGCTAAGAAAGGATGGAGAGCTTACAGAGATACCCTTCAAATACGATTTCCTCACAAACGACATGCTCAAGGAGCTCCTATCGGAGATAGCCACTCCTCTGCAATGGGAGAACTTTCAGAAGAATAAAGACCTAGATTTTGCCTATGAGATACCGGGCAAGGCTAGATTCCGTGCTAACTATATGTATCAGAAACGCGGCATAGGTGCTGTTTTCAGGATTATCCCCGAGCAGATACTCACTGTGGAACAGCTCGGTCTGCCGCCGCAGGTTCTTAACTTTGCAAACTACAGCCGGGGACTTATCCTCGTCACCGGAGCCACTGGTAGCGGTAAGTCCACAACCCTCGCTGGGATAATTGATTATATCAACAGGACAAGGGCGGACCATATCCTCACCGTGGAAGACCCGGTGGAGTTTGTGCATAGACCACAGAAGTGTCTGGTGAACCATAGAGAGGTCAGAGCGCATACGGAGAGCTTTGCAACAGCGCTTAAAGCGGCCCTGCGTGAGGACCCGGACGTTATCCTCGTCGGCGAGATGCGTGATCTGGAAACCATCGAGCTTGCCATCACCGCCGCAGAGACGGGGCACCTCGTCTTTGGAACACTCCACACCAACTCCGCCGCCAAAACGGTGGACAGGATCATCGATGTCTTCCCCACGGCGAGACAGGCGCAGATAAGGGCAATGCTCAGTGAATCTCTGAAGGGGGTTATCTGCCAGAACCTTTTCAAAAGGGTGGACAAAGGTGGGCGTGTAGCAGCCCTTGAGATTCTCTTTGTTACCGGTGCCATCGCCAACCTCATCCGTGAGGGTAAAACCTTCCAGATCCCCTCCAGTATCCAGACGGGAAGGGGTGAGGGTATGCAGCTCATGGATCAGGCAATTAAGGACCATCTTGAAGCCGGGATCATCAGCCCCGAAGAGGCTTATTCGAAATGTTTTGACAAAAAGACATTCGCCAAGTATCTCAAGGAAAAACCGGAGGATAGCGGCGAATAA
- the copZ gene encoding copper chaperone CopZ: MERIDLKVSGMTCGHCKAAVEKGVGELDGVESVEVNLEKGEAAVKYDASVRSLADIKEAIEEEGYEVKD; this comes from the coding sequence ATGGAAAGGATCGATCTTAAAGTTAGCGGAATGACTTGCGGACACTGCAAGGCGGCAGTGGAGAAAGGTGTGGGCGAGCTTGACGGAGTAGAATCCGTTGAGGTGAACCTTGAAAAGGGTGAGGCGGCCGTTAAGTACGATGCCTCTGTGCGCAGTCTTGCGGATATCAAAGAAGCCATCGAGGAAGAGGGCTACGAGGTTAAGGATTGA
- a CDS encoding NFACT RNA binding domain-containing protein yields the protein MDGLTLTKLVHITGPKLRGSRLNRVTVTDDSLYFSLFGEGQMVLRVRTGDGVPALLKAEKPDGAVEKRLETLNGATLKSLGCRKYDRVMHMELLKRRPSGKIVSYRVICELIGRMANIFVTDENGIVIYMHSRNNPDPDRDIGIGSVYTEPKMNKRYSLDNPPPVEDFSLMTGFYPLTVKYAESIMNQKEFSFMETCIYIKSCIYDDAKFYADARSKLVPFPAPGAEREVSAEELESFFTVSREKRKGRAKDRLLSFYAKQRKKYASLMKELQEELKRAEEWKGIQAEAELVRDNMHLLERGEGEMTLNRYTEEGVEEVSYSLPEGVHPRERMDKLFARSAKLERSINKINNRMEEVRQLLMNINEQIYFIEESAGERDLLELEEEMNAKSRTGKKQQYKEKQFLTFSMNCGKAYAGRNSVSNHRLVFGYANPDDLWFHAQKIPSSHLILRCDESPTEEDIIRAARIVAGYSKAKHDTKVVVDYTRKKHVKKPKNTPPGFVIYHKFSSVTVEPMSEEELLDESRNQ from the coding sequence ATGGATGGATTGACCCTCACAAAGCTTGTGCACATCACAGGCCCGAAGCTGAGGGGTTCCAGGCTTAACAGGGTCACCGTAACGGATGATTCCCTGTATTTCTCCCTTTTCGGCGAAGGGCAGATGGTTCTGCGTGTGCGCACGGGAGACGGGGTACCCGCACTGCTGAAAGCTGAAAAGCCCGATGGAGCTGTGGAGAAACGCCTTGAAACCCTTAATGGAGCAACCCTTAAAAGCTTAGGATGCAGGAAGTATGACCGTGTCATGCATATGGAACTGCTTAAACGCAGACCCAGCGGTAAGATAGTCTCATACCGTGTTATCTGCGAGCTCATCGGCAGGATGGCAAACATCTTTGTTACCGATGAGAACGGTATCGTTATATACATGCACAGCAGGAACAACCCCGATCCTGACAGGGATATAGGCATTGGCTCTGTATATACCGAGCCGAAGATGAACAAGCGGTATTCCCTTGATAATCCCCCACCAGTCGAGGATTTCAGCCTTATGACCGGTTTTTACCCCCTCACAGTAAAATACGCCGAGAGCATCATGAACCAAAAGGAGTTCAGCTTCATGGAGACCTGCATATACATAAAGAGCTGTATCTATGATGATGCAAAATTCTATGCGGATGCAAGGAGTAAGCTTGTCCCCTTCCCCGCACCCGGCGCAGAGAGGGAGGTTTCCGCCGAAGAACTGGAGAGTTTCTTCACCGTATCACGTGAGAAGCGCAAAGGAAGGGCGAAGGACAGGCTCCTCAGCTTCTATGCAAAGCAGAGAAAGAAGTACGCATCCCTTATGAAGGAGCTTCAAGAGGAGCTGAAAAGGGCGGAGGAATGGAAAGGGATACAGGCAGAGGCGGAGCTGGTGCGGGATAACATGCATCTTCTTGAGCGGGGAGAGGGGGAGATGACCCTGAACCGCTATACCGAAGAGGGGGTCGAGGAGGTAAGTTACTCACTCCCCGAGGGTGTGCACCCGAGAGAGCGGATGGACAAGCTCTTTGCCAGATCCGCAAAGCTGGAGCGGAGCATCAACAAGATAAACAACCGGATGGAAGAGGTTCGCCAGCTTCTTATGAATATAAACGAACAGATTTACTTCATAGAGGAATCCGCAGGAGAGCGTGACCTCCTTGAGCTTGAGGAGGAGATGAACGCAAAGAGCAGGACGGGGAAGAAACAGCAGTACAAGGAGAAGCAGTTCCTGACATTCTCCATGAATTGCGGTAAGGCCTATGCAGGGCGCAACTCCGTAAGCAACCACAGGCTCGTTTTCGGTTATGCAAACCCCGATGACCTGTGGTTCCACGCCCAGAAGATCCCATCATCCCATCTTATCCTTCGTTGTGACGAAAGCCCCACCGAGGAGGACATAATCAGAGCCGCCCGTATCGTTGCAGGCTACAGCAAGGCGAAGCATGACACAAAGGTTGTCGTTGACTACACCCGAAAAAAACATGTAAAGAAACCGAAGAATACTCCGCCCGGCTTTGTTATCTACCACAAGTTCAGCTCTGTAACCGTTGAACCCATGAGCGAGGAAGAGCTTTTAGATGAATCCCGAAATCAATAG
- a CDS encoding metal-sensitive transcriptional regulator: protein MKHENTLARLKKAHGQLGGIIRMVEDESYCIDIVNQIAAVRGALDSSALIILENHINSCVKRSMEEGDSSEIVEELMKTLKKYVK, encoded by the coding sequence TTGAAACACGAAAACACCCTTGCCAGGCTTAAGAAAGCCCACGGACAGCTTGGCGGGATAATACGTATGGTGGAGGATGAGAGCTACTGCATCGATATTGTAAACCAGATTGCGGCGGTACGTGGAGCTTTGGACAGCTCCGCACTCATCATCCTTGAAAATCATATAAACAGCTGTGTAAAAAGATCCATGGAAGAGGGGGACAGCTCGGAGATAGTCGAAGAGCTTATGAAAACCCTTAAAAAGTATGTTAAATAA
- a CDS encoding succinate dehydrogenase assembly factor 2, whose translation MKDTPLYKKAVFQAARRAMLENELVLREFVQNNLPEHYGEKEMIELNELLEGILDNDLFDVVMGVKEAEEFSDRYNIAILKDIEDFSKVYREKKKLRQG comes from the coding sequence ATGAAAGATACACCCCTCTATAAAAAAGCTGTTTTCCAGGCGGCAAGAAGGGCGATGCTCGAGAACGAGCTTGTTCTTCGTGAATTTGTTCAGAACAACCTCCCCGAACATTACGGCGAAAAGGAGATGATAGAGCTTAACGAACTCCTTGAGGGTATTCTAGACAACGATCTCTTTGATGTTGTTATGGGAGTTAAGGAGGCGGAGGAGTTCTCCGATCGGTACAATATCGCTATACTGAAAGATATTGAAGACTTTTCAAAGGTATACAGAGAAAAGAAGAAGCTTCGTCAGGGTTGA